Genomic segment of Aptenodytes patagonicus chromosome 17, bAptPat1.pri.cur, whole genome shotgun sequence:
TAACTTGGTCTCATCAAAAGCAGCTCAACTACTTTGACGCAAATGTGTAGCTGAAGAGACACTCAGAAAGGGATTCAAGACACTGCTTTGTTCAGGGCTTTTGTTACAGGTATTTGAAATCCTGCAGCAGCATGGTCATTCCCCCTTAGAGTTCTCTTCAGATTATATCACCAGAGAACtgcttttgcagaagcagcactgtAGTTTATCAATATTAACCATGGAGAAGTCTCCATGATCCAAAGTCATAGGCATTTTACGAACATGGCATTGCCTGGAAAATTGCACCTACTGATTCCGAGGTCTAGCATTCTGCTGCAGTTCATGGGTTATGAACTCTGCCACAGACAAAGCTCTTTTCAGGATACCAATTACTCATGTTTTAAGTTAATGAAGTTTCCCACCATCTGCTTATTTTTTAATCCAGGTTTTTCAAGCAGCAGACTGGGAGAGGAAAACATGACTAGAGCTCTAGAACTTGCCAGAAAGATCCTCAGCTGATTAAGATCAGATAACTGAAGCTGTAGCTATCTCCCCACAAAAACATGTCTTCCCCTTGACCAGAATAACCCTAGTATACACGCATTGTCTCATCATTCACAAATCAACTACCAAATGACTGCAATTCTCAGGCTGATCtattaaacaaagcaaaacagccaGTTTACCTTCATACATTAGAGTTAAAACGGTTCAACAGCCAATTCACAAAACAATATcagccagccctgcccttgcATTAGCAGCAAATTAAATCCAACTTTAACTGATTGCAGTATATGAGGCAGAAGCCTTGACTGTATTGCTTGAGGTGACATGACTGGGTTTCAAGTTAACATCTCCAGACAGGATACACTATTAGAAGCAGCTGAGGTGCTAAAGCAGATGGGAGATGAAACATGCCTCATTTCCACATCTCTCCCCATCAGAGAGCTCACTTACCTTCTGTATAAAGTTCTCAACTTTATTCTGCAGACCCCACCACTTGAACTTGACTGTTACCAGTTTGTAAGCGCACATGTATGGACAATCTGTCTGTTTTCCCAGCTccttctgcaaagacagaaagacatTCACATCAGGACTCAGGTCAAATGTTCCCCAGGAAAGCAGCTCCTTCAGTCATAATTATGAAGTCTTTCCACAATTCCTCGCAATCATCTTGCATCCTTACACCTTGCCTATCTTTTATCGACAAGTTTTGTCACATCTTTGCTCACCCCTTTTCCAGGGTATTTAAGACCATGATGAAAATAGACCCTAGTTTCCTCCACAGGTGGCCTTCCCTCCATTTTGAGAATGGAccattccttcctctcctctgttctccattttttcttccattaaatttGTGTCTTTCAGTATCTTCACTGTTATGCCATGGCTACTTAGTTTCCTTAAAAGTCTTTTGACAAAGTCCCTAtctaaaacattttggaaatagaTTACATCATCTGAGTCATCTACATAATTATCAAGCCTTAAAGAAAGCTCCAGAAGGTTTGTAAGGTGGACATTCCTACTTCCTTTTACAGGAGCCATATCCACTCTTCCCAAGTGGATCATATCAACCCCAGCTTCTAAGTTTGCCTGCTAGAGATCAGACTTGCACACCCGTAGCTCCCCAGATCTCATTCAGGGCCCCTTTTAAAGGCTGGTATCATATCTGCACTTCTAGAGTCTTCAGATTCCAAGGATTTAAGTGAAAGGTTAAACACTGCTGCTCATAACTCAGCTATTTTATCTTTGAATTCTCCTGGGTGAAGCCTTGGGCTGAACACCAGACAGCTCTGGcaatttcttggaactcattctACCTATTTGTACCAAACTCTTCCATTTCCTTTAACTTCAGAACACATCACCAGCTGAGTTCTGTGTTTCCTTCTACAGAAGTGAATCCAATGTTTTACATATATGTCTGTGGCTCCAAGCCCCAATATCTATACTTCAGTCATGCAAGCTGATACAGTTCCGGAACTCACGCAATACACACCTTCCAGTTGGGACCCAGAGGTCCACGTCCAGTCTTGACAGATTTAAATTTTGCTGGATCTTCTTCTGCCTTGTAATCCTATTGGATAGACACACAAGGTTAAACACAAGTTATCCTACTGTTACCCAGCTGCTCACTGTcacaaaggatttatttttctagtgGGCAAAGACTAACCTCTAACTGCCTTCTCAAGAGCTACTGTTTTCAGACTTCAACATTAGGTCAGGCAGTCTTCAAGGAAACATATTTCTCCCCCCTGTGCTGTGTCCTAGACCTACATGAAGAAGTGGTAACAAGCTGATATGACCTTTGTAAGGACTCCTTTGGGATAAGACTATCAGAAGATCTGTAAACCCTCAAGACGGGTTTCCTGTAACCGCTCATTCTTTGGGAGGTaaacactgctgctgcaggaaatAGCTATGCTCTCTGGAGCTGCGGTATCTAGTATTTTTCACAGCACCGTATCAGTATGATGCTCACATATTGCACACTACAAAAAAAAGTACAGTCAAACTCGCAATACCACCAAAAAGAAAGAGGCATTAGTTATGCCCCCTATTGCACAGTAAATGATTTGCAGTATTCCCTTCCTGCACGTTGGATTAGGACCGGGGTGTGTACTCTACTCCTACCCCCaacacaattaaaatgaaaacaaactcaaATCATCATCAGTTTAGTGCCTAAAGTGATCAATTGGTAGTATCTTCTTCAGTAGTCTTCTGCTCCAGGTGAATTCTCCTTGCTCTCTGGCAGCTTTTAATTCAGAGTAGTTTGTATTTGCAGATACAGCTTAGTACCTGCCTAACCTATCAGAATCAGATGCTACTCATGTTCTACCAATTCATCTTTAttggaaagaaaagctaaaataataCTAGTTCTGGTTTAATACCCAAGGCCAAATTTGAGAACAGGTAAATTAGTATTTCTGATACCATTCAAATATGGCTAAGTGGGGAAACTCAAACAACGTTCCATTTTTatatagttgggtttttttcccagtacaGTACAGAAACATCCCTTAGTTTCTTAAGTAACTGTAGTGATTCTTAGAACAAAGCATTAGCTACATGATTTCAAGATACACTTGTGAAGCCATGGGTCAGTTTCAAAAGGAGGCAGCTTAAAAAAGATCGTGTATGGAAAGGGCAGTGCCATTTCTTGTTATTCAAGCATTATAATCAGCTGCAGTGCTGTAGAACTACATATATACACTGTTACACGCACTGTAAGGCTAAGTAACACATCTGACAGACAGTATTGACATAGCTTTTAAAAGAGCTCTTCCTCTAGCTTGCTTAAACACTTTTAAGGAacactttcctcctctttccatcCTCTCATTTGTCCTGTTACCTGTGACCAACCATCCCTGGGAACACTGTTTGTACACTATCCCTCTTTTAGCACAAGGCCTCCCACACCAGGGAGCTCTTACCCACCTACCATACCTTGGGAAGCACTTGACTCCGATCAGCAATGTCTATATAAATAGCTTCTACATTCTTCCATACATCTGGCTCCAGTTTATGAACCTGCAGTGAAAGTACAAGACTAACATAACTGATTCAACTACAGAACACTCCCATTctaagactgtaaaaaaaaaaaacagatggagATTGGACACCCAGTGTTGCCCTTCCATGTACAGAGAGTACACCATGGTAAACGCACAATACGAGATCTTCTAAAGAAGCAAAGGTGCTCACACAGAACAAGTGTTTTGGGGACAGTTTTATTCAGCATATATGAGAAGCCAATGGGAGGCAGTCTCTGCCTTGCTAGTGCGATAAGCATTTCAAATCCAGGAACGCAGCAAATAGACAGTTCCACACAGCGATTCTCCAATCTAGCATGGAAAGCAGCATTGTGACATTAAAGAGATGAATAAAACACACGACACAAGTACTTACATTCTCTTGTGTTCCAAGATCTGATTTATGCCAGGTTTCAATTTTGATCAGGAAGTCATCCTTCATATACTCATTCTGTCATCAAAATAAAGCTTCTTGTTATTCTTTGGATATATACCTTGTCTTCTTATTAGCTAGATAAGCAGTAGAAAGGCAACTCAAAGAATTATAACTTGACTGGGGTTTGACTTAGGGAACTTCAGAATTACCTGTAAACACATCATTGCTTTTAGAAAAATTGTTTGATCACTAAATACATAAGATCAAATAAACCACAAGCTGTTCACTGAAAAAACATAAGTTCCATTGTTTTAGTGAAACATTTGGAGtttataaatagctttttttttaaaggacaatatCTGCCACTCTATTTAGAGTTTAGAAGAGGTAACATAACTAGGCAGAAATTGTCTTTTCAAAGAGATTATTGATCTAGCACTGAGTACAcatttggaggcaactcttgaaATGAATAACAATATTAAACTGATGTGTTGAGAGCTTTTGACACTGGAAAGGGAAGGGACAAGAAGCACAGTTCTGTCAAGTAAGCAAAAAACTTTCCATTTCTCATTATTACTGTGAGTAGAAAAGGACTTCCAAAGGTAACCCTATCCTCCCTCAAGGGAGTAGAAACAAAAGCACAAGCCAGTGAAACACTCAGCATGTAAAAAGGAAATATCAAATTCAGAAGACAGATTACTCAAAGGGGCATAATGGTATGAGCTAACGTTCTTTTAATCAGTTTACCTAGGCAATGGCACATTCCCATGTGTAAAGCTGAGCATTGCTGCAGTAAAGAAAGGTCTCTGTCCCTAGTTACAAAGCGTTTGTGGATATGCCACAGTTGGTAAGGGGGTTTAATCTACGTGATCTTCCAATGACAAAAGCTAAAGTGCCTTTAGTTCAGGCTAAAGAGCTTCTTATACCCAGAACACTTCATTTCAGACATCACATGTTTCCATAGATCATCAGTAAAAGCAATACTTACTGTAATAACTGGTCCAAGAAATCAacacatgaaaagaaagagatacaGTACTTTAGTGGAAAAAGAATGTACAGCAaccatctccctcctccccctaTTAGCAAAACAGGGACAACTTCAGCTTCCCGGGGGCTGCTGATactactgaggaaaaaaaccctgtaagtCGATAAAAACCAGCTAACTTCACCCCCTTCTCCTCTGGAAATTCTCAGACCTGGAGAAACCCAGAGGTGCAACAATTAATTATGTACTGCCACTTCTGCTCTCTGGACTCCAGCCAGCTGGATCAGAAGATGGAATAAGTATGTTCAGCTGGCGGCATTTTACCAATCCTTTCTCAGCTTGCAGATAAGAAACCTCTCCATAGTTCTGAAGCAAACACATGCTGGATTTCAGGCCAGTGCAGACCTCATCACTCCTGCATGCAGTAACCAGACCCTCTGCACCTCTACTGCTCATGGTAACTAAACTCCCTGGATAGTAAGGCTCAATTATTCAACACAGAAAAGCAATTAAAGATCCTGTAACAGTCAGCATCTGTTCTACCTGAGCCATCAGAGTACGTTAGCAATTCTACTCTAAGAATAAGGATGTCTGAAGCTAGAGTTGAACTTTGCTGGTTTGTTCTGAAGTTTAACATGAGGACTTTACTAGgaagcaattttgttttaaaggtacTATTACAATTTGTGAGTTTCCAACCCAACATCCTGTAGACAGTACCATCCCTTATCACCTATCATGCACATCCAGCCACCTTAATTGCCTACTGCTGGGCCTTGGACTGCTTTAAACCCCTAACAGtttgaaaattgctttttacAGCGTTTTACAGAAGGCTAATTATTTAGAGTGACATATTGGGGTGGAGGGAGAGAACAAGCAAGAATAGCTGAGgctaatttttaaaaggctgaatttcttctcaaagaacatttcattatttctgcAAGAAGGAGTTTTTTTCTGCTAGTCCACACAAAACACTGAATAAACCAGTCGTAATTATAAACCAGAGCCTTCCCACCTTCCCATGACAAAACTGCTTTTCCATGACTTATGCACCATGACTATGCAGCTGCCTTAAAACAGGTTCCTTCACCTTCctaatttcttctctgtgggGAAGACTCCTCATTtgtaaagcaaacaaattaatcCCTTTAGAAATGTCCATTAAAACTTAGATGCTCAGCTTGCTACAAATTACGGCCTGCACTTGAGGCGTTACAGCAGCAACTCCTACACATTTCAGCTGCAGTTATAACTTCTCAATTTCTTGACATTTGGCCACAGGCATTTCATGCCGACACCCAGAAGAGTGGAACACACATCAAATTgcttttctaaaaacatttaagcGACATTAATATTTAAGTCGGACTGCAGAAAAGAACCAAGAACACTGTTCTCCTTGGCACCAGCCCACAGTTATAACTATTAGGCAATCCTCACTTCATTTTTACTGTAGAAGTTGTAAATGCATACAACGACAATCTCATTTACAGTTCATACTCTCAAAGGAGCAAAGCAAGCCGTCCATTCAAAGTACATAAAACCAACATATTACAGCACAAACAAGTGTGCAGAATTGCAGGAAGTTTTAAGCTAGGCATTTAAATTCTCTCAATCTTCAGTACTTCTCTGATAATTGTATATAATATGCATATTAAAGTAATAATTGAGCTTTTCAAGAGGAGATATAGGGAAATGTAAGCAGGATAATCtcgtataattaaaaaaaaaaaaccacgatgCATAATTAACTAAAAGTACTGCTTTATTCAAACTTAAAAGGCTCTGTGTGATAGCTGACAATGCAAGTAAGCAGTGCTCCAGAGAGCAGCACACTAATATCACCTTGGAACAGGAGGGCACAGGCAGAAGTACCACTAACTCCTACACAGTCAAGCCAGGTTTAGTTCTTACTAAAGAACTGTCCCTGGCTCTTAAGTTTCAAACTCTAGCGAGAGGACTGAAAGCCAGCATGGCATTTTATGTTGCACAAAGATTCAGATGGGGCCATCCAAGTCTTCTCACATAAGACCAAAATGTCCGAGCGTGTCCCAAAGTAAAACGATAATGCACAAGGCAGCCTACACCACATACATGGGTTCTTCCCTCCTGCCCAGTACTAGCAAGTGAAGGTTTCAGCAACTTTTCTGAGCTTTTCTTGATTCACGTCAGGCTGGCAGATTCTCTAAACAGATTTGTCAGCCTCCGCATAAAAACTGCCTTCTGCTCCAACCCCCACAACAAAGCACTTTCTATCTCATATTATATTGGTGTTTATTAcagttgaggtttttttttttggtcatgttATCCTTTCTAGCATACCAAAATCTGAAATTTCGACTGTGTTGGAAAGCCTTCTACTTGATTTTAGTAtcacattttttccacttcagtaGAATGTTAGCAGTGTGTAACTGAAGGATAAGCAGCTAAGAGTGACAAAACAAGCTAACTCCATacctttgtttcagaaaatcggtggagaagaaaaagaggaaaaggaagatacAGCTATGCATTATGTCTAACAAAACCTACTGGAGTCAACTTAGTCAGATCTGTTTCCACAATTTGAAGAATTAATGAAAGAACTGTTTGCGTTTAAACCAGTTCAGTGTACTTAACATGGAAATAAATTAGACATTTACTAGCTAATTTAATTAATATGCAGCaagaaaactgcatgaaaatgAGAAAGATAGGATGTAAATAACTTAGTTTCAGCATCTTGAATTATGTGACACATTAAAAACTTATTCTGCAGTTGATGATGACATTATCTGAATTTTGTATTTGAAGTATCAATTCCACTAGAATGCTGCATGTAATTTCATGTTCTGAAGTAACATTATCCTCCCCCACTGcaaagctttttcctcttttaaaacgCTTCATTTAAAACTCTCTTAATtgttgaaaaatacatttttctatattGAGTTTCAAGAACAGTTGGAATATTTAAGTTTACAGTTCCCATAGCAACTGTACCACTACCAAATAGCAGAAAATGTATCCTTCAAAGATACAAACAGCATAAAAGACAGCCAAAAATACTACGTAAGTTTGGAGGCAAAGTCAAATTCACAGTTCCTACAGCAACAAAGACCAGAAAAACAGTAGTGGTTAAACATTGTGGCTGATAACTTCAGTGAGTAAATAAGATAATAAACACTCCTGTAGAAAATTAGTTTGACATTATTTCACCACTTTGCGCAGCTTCCAGAGCCTCACCCCAGACTTTACAGATGGATTGATTCACTTTACACTTGTTGGATGAGATTTGGGTATCTGTGTCAAGGCCCCAGCCCAGAAGCAACTGTAGCATTACCTGTTCAGCCTTCACTAACCTTGGATACTGCAGTTGAGCAAGTATCAATCGCGTAACACTGCTGCTCCCATCAAACTGCACTAAGCAAGAGGCAACCAAGATCCTCCCTGTTCCCCTCTTgcatcttccatttttttccccaccaagcTATGCTGCGCTTGAGTACATAAAATCATCCCTCATACATTCATTTCACTAATGTTACGCATCTGTTCCTTTAGTAGGGCTAACATCCGTTTCTTGGTCTGTTCTTTTCCACCGTCATTCATTAGCAGCACATCAGACAAGGGCATTTCTTTTAACTCCACAGCactatattttgcttttcttgaccACAGAAAGGGCTTAGAGAACAGAAGTCTAAGGTAAGAGCTGAAACAGCTTCCCCACTGGTTGCCTCATTCATTACCCCCTCCTACCCTTCCCCTCGCCCCCAAGAAACCAAAAAGCCAGCAAGCCACAGTCCTTCTCCATGCACTCACCAGTTCTGCAGTAGGGATAGGCATTCCATGCTTTTTCATGTATATTCAGAGCTCCTTCAGGGGCCAGCATTCTCACAAATGTTGGCACTTTGCTGCAGAATTTGGAAATAGGAAGGCAGGCATTGAT
This window contains:
- the PITPNA gene encoding phosphatidylinositol transfer protein alpha isoform → MVLIKEYRVILPVSVEEYQVGQLYSVAEASKNETGGGEGVEVLVNEPYERDGERGQYTHKIYHLQSKVPTFVRMLAPEGALNIHEKAWNAYPYCRTVITNEYMKDDFLIKIETWHKSDLGTQENVHKLEPDVWKNVEAIYIDIADRSQVLPKDYKAEEDPAKFKSVKTGRGPLGPNWKKELGKQTDCPYMCAYKLVTVKFKWWGLQNKVENFIQKQEKRLFTNFHRQLFCWLDKWVDLTMEDIRRMEEETKRQLDEMREKDPVKGMTAADD